A window from Purpureocillium takamizusanense chromosome 3, complete sequence encodes these proteins:
- the gap1 gene encoding RasGAP protein, variant 2 (COG:T~EggNog:ENOG503NU3K) yields MALEEQNEVASHLEDATDMQEGFFPNDDKTQKYGNLMFLLQSEPRHIAHLCRLVSMAEIDSLLQTVMFTIYGNQYESREEHLLLTMFQSVLTFQFDHTPDYSSLLRANTPVSRMMTTYTRRGPGQSFLKTVLADRINSLIELKDLDLEINPLKVYERMIEQIEEDTGTLPPHLPKGITAEQAAENHQVQAIIEPRLTMLTEIANGFLTTIIDGLEEAPYGIRWICKQIRSLTKRKYPDANDQVICTLIGGFFFLRFINPAIVTPKSYMLIDGTPAERPRRTLTLIAKMLQNLANKPSYAKEPYMAKLQPFIQQNKDRINKFMLDLCEVSDFYESLEMDNYVALSKKDLELDITLNEIYAMHSLIDKHQQEMCRDENSHLAIIIAELGPAPSQVPRKENRVINLPLFSRWETAIDDLTAALDITQEEVFFMEAKSIFVQIMRSIPQSSAVLRRPLRLERVADAAATSRNDAVMVRKGIRAMELLSQLQELGVIDKSDQFDLLRDEVEQELQHLGSLKEGVIAETAKLEEVYKTIRDHNTYLVGQLETYKSYLHNVRSQSEGTKRKQQKQQVLGPYKFTHQQLEKEGVIQKSNVPDNRRANIYFNFTSPLPGTFVISLHYKGRNRGLLELDLKLDDLLEMQKDNQDELDLEYVQFNVPKVLALLNKRFARKKGW; encoded by the exons ATGGCTCTCGAAGAG CAAAATGAAGTCGCGAGCCACCTCGAGGATGCCACCGATATGCAGGAGGGCTTCTtccccaacgacgacaagacGCAAAAGTACGGCAACTTGATGTTCTTGCTCCAGTCGGAGCCGCGACATATTGCCCACCTTTGCAGGCTCGTGTCGATGGCGGAGATCGACTCTTTGCTGCAAACCGTCATGTTTACCATCTACGGTAACCAGTACGAGAGCCGTGAGGAGCACCTCCTGCTCACCATGTTCCAG TCTGTCCTGACGTTTCAATTCGACCACACGCCTGACTACTCCTCCCTTCTCAGGGCCAACACTCCCGTGTCGAGAATGATGACGACATAcactcgacgaggccctggccAGAGCTTCCTGAAGACGGTTCTGGCTGATAGAATCAACAGCTTGATTGAGCTGAAGGACCTGGACCTCGAGATCAACCCGCTGAAAGTGTACGAGCGCATGATTGAGCAGATTGAGGAGGATACCGGCACACTGCCACCGCACCTACCCAAGGGCATAACTGCTGAGCAAGCCGCCGAAAACCACCAGGTTCAGGCCATCATAGAGCCCAGGTTGACAATGCTGACCGAAATCGCCAATGGCTTTCTGACGACCATCATAGATGGTTTGGAGGAGGCGCCTTACGGCATTCGCTGGATCTGCAAGCAGATTCGCAGCCTCACCAAGCGCAAATACCCCGATGCGAACGACCAGGTTATCTGTACCCTAATCGGCGGCTTCTTTTTCCTCCGCTTCATCAACCCGGCCATTGTGACGCCCAAGTCGTACATGCTGATTGACGGAACGCCTGCCGAGCGGCCACGCCGGACGCTCACACTCATTGCCAAGATGCTTCAGAATctcgccaacaagccctCGTACGCCAAGGAGCCGTACATGGCGAAGCTGCAGCCATTTATTCAACAGAACAAAGACCGCATCAATAAGTTCATGCTTGACCTGTGCGAGGTCAGCGACTTCTACGAGAGTCTCGAGATGGACAACTATGTCGCGCTGTCGAAGAAGGATCTGGAGCTTGATATCACGCTCAACGAGATCTACGCCATGCACTCTTTGATCGACAAGCACCAGCAAGAAATGTGTCGGGACGAGAACTCCcacctcgccatcatcatcgccgagctcggTCCGGCTCCCTCCCAGGTGCCGCGCAAAGAGAACAGGGTAATCAACTTGCCGCTTTTCAGCAGGTGGGAAACAGCAATCGATGACCTGACGGCCGCGCTGGACATCACGCAGGAGGAAGTGTTCTTTATGGAAGCCAAATCCATCTTTGTGCAAATAATGCGCTCCATCCCTCAGAGCAGCGCGGTTCTGCGGCGACCTCTGCGTCTCGAGCGAGTCGCAGACGCCGCAGCGACAAGCCGCAACGATGCCGTCATGGTTCGCAAGGGCATACGGGCGATGGAACTACTCTCGCAGCTTCAGGAATTAGGCGTCATTGACAAGAGCGACCAGTTCGACCTCCTGCGCGATGAAGTGGAGCAGGAGCTACAGCACCTCGGCTCCCTCAAAGAGGGCGTCATTGCCGAGACGGCCAAACTGGAGGAGGTGTACAAGACGATCCGTGACCACAACACCTACCTGGTCGGCCAGCTGGAGACGTACAAGAGCTACTTGCACAACGTGCGCTCTCAGAGCGAGGGAACGAAACGGAAGCAGCAGAAACAGCAGGTGCTCGGCCCGTACAAGTTCACACACCAGCAactggagaaggagggcgTGATCCAGAAGAGCAATGTCCCAGATAACAGAAGGGCAAACATCTACTTCAACTTTACGAGCCCTCTGCCCGGCACGTTTGTGATCTCGCTTCACTACAAGG GTCGAAACCGGGGCCTCCTGGAGCTGGACCTCAAGCTCGATGACCTTCTTGAGATGCAAAAGGACAACCAGGATGAA
- the gap1 gene encoding RasGAP protein (COG:T~EggNog:ENOG503NU3K) encodes MPVMLQPSRASTASSSSFQPLTRQNTMSSYDGTRSARQSKRYSMSALYMSMSANEGEMQIEDDLAKAQKVLRELKSKISSQSKKNFVLEKDVRYLDSRIALLIQNRMALEEQNEVASHLEDATDMQEGFFPNDDKTQKYGNLMFLLQSEPRHIAHLCRLVSMAEIDSLLQTVMFTIYGNQYESREEHLLLTMFQSVLTFQFDHTPDYSSLLRANTPVSRMMTTYTRRGPGQSFLKTVLADRINSLIELKDLDLEINPLKVYERMIEQIEEDTGTLPPHLPKGITAEQAAENHQVQAIIEPRLTMLTEIANGFLTTIIDGLEEAPYGIRWICKQIRSLTKRKYPDANDQVICTLIGGFFFLRFINPAIVTPKSYMLIDGTPAERPRRTLTLIAKMLQNLANKPSYAKEPYMAKLQPFIQQNKDRINKFMLDLCEVSDFYESLEMDNYVALSKKDLELDITLNEIYAMHSLIDKHQQEMCRDENSHLAIIIAELGPAPSQVPRKENRVINLPLFSRWETAIDDLTAALDITQEEVFFMEAKSIFVQIMRSIPQSSAVLRRPLRLERVADAAATSRNDAVMVRKGIRAMELLSQLQELGVIDKSDQFDLLRDEVEQELQHLGSLKEGVIAETAKLEEVYKTIRDHNTYLVGQLETYKSYLHNVRSQSEGTKRKQQKQQVLGPYKFTHQQLEKEGVIQKSNVPDNRRANIYFNFTSPLPGTFVISLHYKGRNRGLLELDLKLDDLLEMQKDNQDELDLEYVQFNVPKVLALLNKRFARKKGW; translated from the exons ATGCCCGTCATGCTCCAACCAtcgcgggcctcgacggcctcctcgtcgtctttcCAGCCGCTGACACGCCAGAACACCATGTCATCTTATGATGGCACCCGCTCTGCGCGTCAATCGAAGCGGTATTCCATGTCCGCGCTCTAcatgtccatgtcggcgaATGAGGGCGAGATGCAAATTGAGGACGATCTGGCCAAAG CCCAAAAAGTGCTTCGAGAACTTAAGTCAAAGATATCTTCGCAATCCAAAAAGAATTTTGTCCTCGAAAAGGACGTTCGGTATCTCGACTCGCGTATCGCGCTGTTAATCCAGAACCGCATGGCTCTCGAAGAG CAAAATGAAGTCGCGAGCCACCTCGAGGATGCCACCGATATGCAGGAGGGCTTCTtccccaacgacgacaagacGCAAAAGTACGGCAACTTGATGTTCTTGCTCCAGTCGGAGCCGCGACATATTGCCCACCTTTGCAGGCTCGTGTCGATGGCGGAGATCGACTCTTTGCTGCAAACCGTCATGTTTACCATCTACGGTAACCAGTACGAGAGCCGTGAGGAGCACCTCCTGCTCACCATGTTCCAG TCTGTCCTGACGTTTCAATTCGACCACACGCCTGACTACTCCTCCCTTCTCAGGGCCAACACTCCCGTGTCGAGAATGATGACGACATAcactcgacgaggccctggccAGAGCTTCCTGAAGACGGTTCTGGCTGATAGAATCAACAGCTTGATTGAGCTGAAGGACCTGGACCTCGAGATCAACCCGCTGAAAGTGTACGAGCGCATGATTGAGCAGATTGAGGAGGATACCGGCACACTGCCACCGCACCTACCCAAGGGCATAACTGCTGAGCAAGCCGCCGAAAACCACCAGGTTCAGGCCATCATAGAGCCCAGGTTGACAATGCTGACCGAAATCGCCAATGGCTTTCTGACGACCATCATAGATGGTTTGGAGGAGGCGCCTTACGGCATTCGCTGGATCTGCAAGCAGATTCGCAGCCTCACCAAGCGCAAATACCCCGATGCGAACGACCAGGTTATCTGTACCCTAATCGGCGGCTTCTTTTTCCTCCGCTTCATCAACCCGGCCATTGTGACGCCCAAGTCGTACATGCTGATTGACGGAACGCCTGCCGAGCGGCCACGCCGGACGCTCACACTCATTGCCAAGATGCTTCAGAATctcgccaacaagccctCGTACGCCAAGGAGCCGTACATGGCGAAGCTGCAGCCATTTATTCAACAGAACAAAGACCGCATCAATAAGTTCATGCTTGACCTGTGCGAGGTCAGCGACTTCTACGAGAGTCTCGAGATGGACAACTATGTCGCGCTGTCGAAGAAGGATCTGGAGCTTGATATCACGCTCAACGAGATCTACGCCATGCACTCTTTGATCGACAAGCACCAGCAAGAAATGTGTCGGGACGAGAACTCCcacctcgccatcatcatcgccgagctcggTCCGGCTCCCTCCCAGGTGCCGCGCAAAGAGAACAGGGTAATCAACTTGCCGCTTTTCAGCAGGTGGGAAACAGCAATCGATGACCTGACGGCCGCGCTGGACATCACGCAGGAGGAAGTGTTCTTTATGGAAGCCAAATCCATCTTTGTGCAAATAATGCGCTCCATCCCTCAGAGCAGCGCGGTTCTGCGGCGACCTCTGCGTCTCGAGCGAGTCGCAGACGCCGCAGCGACAAGCCGCAACGATGCCGTCATGGTTCGCAAGGGCATACGGGCGATGGAACTACTCTCGCAGCTTCAGGAATTAGGCGTCATTGACAAGAGCGACCAGTTCGACCTCCTGCGCGATGAAGTGGAGCAGGAGCTACAGCACCTCGGCTCCCTCAAAGAGGGCGTCATTGCCGAGACGGCCAAACTGGAGGAGGTGTACAAGACGATCCGTGACCACAACACCTACCTGGTCGGCCAGCTGGAGACGTACAAGAGCTACTTGCACAACGTGCGCTCTCAGAGCGAGGGAACGAAACGGAAGCAGCAGAAACAGCAGGTGCTCGGCCCGTACAAGTTCACACACCAGCAactggagaaggagggcgTGATCCAGAAGAGCAATGTCCCAGATAACAGAAGGGCAAACATCTACTTCAACTTTACGAGCCCTCTGCCCGGCACGTTTGTGATCTCGCTTCACTACAAGG GTCGAAACCGGGGCCTCCTGGAGCTGGACCTCAAGCTCGATGACCTTCTTGAGATGCAAAAGGACAACCAGGATGAA